One Antarctobacter heliothermus DNA segment encodes these proteins:
- a CDS encoding DUF6314 family protein has translation MTSRTLADFLGTWDVTRSIRQDDGGEGQFKGTAEWHLEDTGALYSETGHVWLGGQGPFLAERRYRWAPDLSVFFDDGRLFHQVPPQGGTVVHWCPPDQYDGVYDFAEWPVWRVKWRVDGPRKAYVSSTLYTRAGT, from the coding sequence GTGACCTCTCGAACGCTGGCAGATTTCCTTGGGACGTGGGACGTGACGCGGTCCATCCGACAGGACGACGGCGGTGAGGGCCAGTTCAAGGGCACGGCAGAATGGCATCTTGAGGATACCGGCGCGCTGTATTCAGAGACCGGACACGTTTGGTTGGGCGGGCAGGGACCGTTTCTGGCCGAGCGCCGCTATCGATGGGCCCCGGATCTAAGCGTGTTTTTTGACGACGGGCGTCTATTTCACCAGGTCCCGCCGCAGGGCGGCACTGTTGTCCACTGGTGCCCCCCTGATCAGTATGATGGTGTCTATGACTTTGCGGAATGGCCGGTCTGGAGGGTGAAGTGGCGCGTTGATGGTCCACGCAAGGCCTACGTCAGCTCCACCCTCTATACGCGGGCAGGAACATAA
- the purB gene encoding adenylosuccinate lyase, whose translation MIPRYSRPEMVAIWSPETKFRIWYEIEAHACDAQADLGVIPKANAEAVWKAKDVEFDVARIDEIEAVTKHDVIAFLTHLAEIIGNDEARFVHQGMTSSDVLDTCFNVQLVRAADILIKDLEGLLAALKRRALEHKDTIRIGRSHGIHAEPTTMGLTFARFYAEMDRNLSRMRDARSEIATGAISGAVGTFANIDPAVEEHVCDKLGLVPEPISTQVIPRDRHAAFFATLGVIASSVENIATEIRHMQRTEVLEAAEFFSMGQKGSSAMPHKKNPVLTENLTGLARLVRMAVVPAMENVTLWHERDISHSSVERNIGPDTTITLDFALSRLTGVIDKLLVYPQNMLDNMNKFPGLVMSQRVLLALTQAGVSREDAYRLVQRNAMKVWDHRTDFREELLADEEVRAALSEEEINEKFDLGYHTKHVDTIFARVFGE comes from the coding sequence ATGATCCCCCGTTACTCCCGCCCCGAAATGGTGGCCATCTGGAGCCCCGAAACCAAGTTCCGCATCTGGTACGAGATCGAGGCACACGCCTGTGACGCCCAGGCCGACCTAGGTGTGATCCCCAAGGCCAACGCCGAAGCGGTCTGGAAAGCCAAGGATGTCGAGTTTGACGTCGCCCGCATCGATGAAATCGAGGCCGTGACCAAACATGACGTCATCGCCTTTCTGACCCATCTGGCAGAGATCATCGGCAACGATGAGGCGCGGTTTGTCCATCAGGGCATGACCTCTTCGGATGTGCTGGACACCTGCTTCAACGTGCAACTGGTGCGCGCGGCGGATATCCTGATCAAGGATCTTGAGGGCCTTCTGGCCGCGCTGAAACGGCGCGCACTGGAACATAAGGACACGATCCGCATTGGCCGGTCGCACGGCATCCACGCCGAACCCACCACCATGGGCCTGACCTTTGCCCGCTTTTACGCAGAAATGGACCGCAACCTGAGCCGGATGCGCGATGCCCGGTCCGAGATAGCAACCGGCGCGATTTCCGGTGCGGTCGGCACCTTTGCCAACATCGACCCGGCGGTTGAGGAACATGTCTGCGACAAGCTGGGACTGGTGCCGGAACCGATCAGCACGCAGGTCATCCCGCGCGACCGTCACGCCGCGTTTTTTGCGACTCTGGGGGTGATTGCCTCTTCGGTGGAAAACATCGCGACAGAGATCCGGCATATGCAGCGCACCGAAGTGCTGGAAGCCGCGGAATTCTTTTCGATGGGGCAAAAGGGTTCATCCGCGATGCCGCACAAGAAGAACCCGGTGCTGACCGAAAACCTGACCGGCCTTGCGCGTCTGGTTCGTATGGCCGTCGTGCCAGCGATGGAAAACGTGACCCTTTGGCATGAGCGCGACATCTCGCACTCTTCGGTTGAGCGTAACATCGGCCCTGACACCACCATCACGCTGGACTTTGCGCTTTCGCGCCTGACAGGTGTGATCGACAAGCTGTTGGTGTATCCGCAGAACATGCTGGACAACATGAACAAATTCCCCGGTCTGGTGATGTCCCAACGGGTGCTGCTGGCGCTGACGCAGGCCGGTGTGTCGCGCGAGGATGCCTACCGTCTGGTGCAGCGCAACGCCATGAAGGTCTGGGATCACCGCACCGATTTCCGCGAGGAACTGCTGGCGGACGAAGAGGTGCGCGCCGCCCTGTCAGAGGAAGAGATCAACGAAAAGTTCGACCTTGGCTATCATACCAAGCATGTCGACACGATCTTTGCCCGCGTTTTCGGCGAGTGA
- a CDS encoding carbohydrate-binding module family 14 protein, producing MTLKTLIAAAALTLSPALAIAACSDHAEQVMTCADGTTYDATSKTCVVMSG from the coding sequence ATGACGCTGAAGACCCTTATCGCCGCAGCCGCATTGACCCTGTCCCCGGCGCTGGCAATTGCGGCCTGCTCTGATCACGCTGAACAGGTGATGACCTGCGCAGACGGCACCACCTATGACGCCACCAGCAAGACCTGCGTGGTGATGTCGGGCTAA
- a CDS encoding response regulator, giving the protein MSTCLVIDDDTFDRHMIKRCVGRARPNLRLYECATLTKARRFLDHGSADLILIDNRMPDGLGTEFAQELRSNSRMADSVICIVTGDDVRTLDSDIAALSKERLSTQSIWDMVSRFLKEREILRTTEKAQRVTDFGNPLGESLSPGMGRMLRTLRMARARVARRDPQMAIDELDKLEEMLLAMSEVVSAGTVTPIAPEPLS; this is encoded by the coding sequence TTGTCCACCTGTCTGGTGATCGATGACGATACCTTTGACCGCCACATGATCAAGCGATGCGTTGGACGTGCGCGCCCCAATCTGCGCCTGTACGAATGCGCTACTCTGACAAAAGCGCGGCGCTTTCTGGATCACGGCAGTGCCGATTTGATCCTGATCGACAATCGGATGCCCGATGGCCTTGGGACCGAATTCGCGCAAGAGCTTCGCTCAAACAGCCGGATGGCCGATTCCGTGATCTGCATTGTAACGGGCGATGATGTGCGCACCCTCGACTCCGATATCGCCGCGTTGTCCAAGGAGCGGCTTTCGACGCAGAGTATATGGGATATGGTCAGTCGATTTCTCAAGGAGCGCGAGATCCTGCGAACGACTGAAAAGGCGCAACGCGTGACCGATTTCGGCAATCCGCTTGGCGAAAGCCTGTCACCGGGAATGGGACGCATGTTGCGCACGTTGCGCATGGCACGCGCACGGGTCGCCCGGCGTGATCCGCAAATGGCAATCGACGAACTCGACAAGCTGGAGGAAATGCTGCTGGCGATGTCAGAGGTTGTCAGCGCCGGAACCGTAACTCCGATTGCGCCAGAGCCTTTGTCCTGA
- a CDS encoding flagellar motor switch protein FliG, with protein sequence MSALAALPAPAVVRPGKQPLSRKAKAAIIVQFLLNEGADVPLSALPDEYQAELTMLLGNMRYIDRETLNAVVEEFSNELESVGLAFPGDMAGALNALDGKINAHTAHRLRKEAGVRQTGDPWQRINALDVDRLRALVTSESTEIAAVMMSKIDVGKAAQVLAKLPGDKARRISYAVSMTTGVTPDAVDRIGISLAAQIDAEPLKAFKTRPDERLGAILNYSNTAVREELLQNLEQEDADFAEAVRKAIFTFANIPERLNAIDVPKITRDVPPDALAMAMAAASAGSDEERKAVEFLYANMSKRLGENIREEAANFGEVKAKNGEAAMSAVVSAIRDLVAVGEIELVSPEDE encoded by the coding sequence ATGTCAGCCCTTGCCGCCCTGCCCGCCCCTGCCGTCGTCCGCCCCGGCAAACAGCCCCTCAGCCGTAAGGCCAAGGCCGCCATCATCGTGCAGTTCTTACTGAACGAAGGCGCCGATGTGCCGCTGTCCGCCCTGCCGGACGAATATCAGGCCGAACTGACGATGTTGCTGGGCAATATGCGTTATATCGACCGCGAGACGCTGAATGCGGTGGTCGAGGAGTTTTCGAACGAACTCGAATCGGTCGGTCTTGCCTTTCCCGGCGACATGGCCGGAGCACTGAATGCGCTTGACGGAAAGATCAACGCACACACCGCCCATCGCCTGCGCAAAGAGGCGGGTGTGCGCCAGACCGGCGATCCCTGGCAGCGGATCAACGCGCTGGATGTGGACCGGTTGCGCGCCCTCGTAACATCCGAAAGCACGGAAATCGCAGCCGTCATGATGTCCAAAATCGATGTTGGCAAGGCCGCGCAAGTGCTGGCCAAACTGCCCGGGGACAAGGCGCGGCGGATTTCCTACGCGGTTTCGATGACCACCGGTGTCACCCCCGACGCGGTGGACCGGATCGGCATCAGCCTTGCGGCGCAGATCGACGCCGAACCACTCAAGGCATTCAAGACGCGCCCGGATGAGCGACTGGGCGCTATCCTGAACTATTCCAACACCGCTGTGCGTGAGGAATTGCTACAGAACCTCGAACAGGAAGATGCCGACTTCGCCGAGGCCGTGCGCAAGGCCATCTTCACCTTTGCGAATATCCCGGAACGGCTGAACGCAATCGACGTGCCAAAGATCACTCGCGACGTGCCGCCCGATGCCTTGGCCATGGCCATGGCCGCCGCCTCTGCCGGATCAGATGAGGAAAGGAAGGCCGTCGAATTTCTCTATGCCAACATGTCCAAACGTCTGGGCGAAAACATCCGCGAAGAAGCCGCCAATTTTGGCGAGGTCAAGGCCAAGAATGGTGAGGCTGCCATGTCCGCGGTTGTCAGCGCGATTCGCGATCTGGTCGCCGTCGGTGAGATTGAACTGGTCAGCCCGGAGGACGAGTGA
- a CDS encoding lysophospholipid acyltransferase family protein produces MGKSSKQKDAQEHGGWRDRLSDMALRGFIGAVNLLPVRRRLAFVGWAVRRVIAPPLGWYARVEANLDHVWPATPPDRKRAIAEAAIDNLGRALIENYDPQEMLRRGAAYPVTGPGLSALEEACAEGRPVLLLSGHYGNPVCARCALVARGIPVGGFLRPLSNPYSNARYIQNYRDVADPVFVQGRRGLMDLLKHIRDGGVAAMAFDVFESSGPAIDFLGQPAPTTLSPAEIALKTNALLIPYFGIRRSDGYGFDAVVEEPIPHGDALEMMREATRRLEARIEADPGQWMWTHRRWKPKRQKKRQRKRAAATM; encoded by the coding sequence ATGGGAAAAAGCAGCAAACAGAAGGACGCGCAGGAGCACGGCGGCTGGCGGGATCGCCTGTCCGACATGGCGCTGCGCGGCTTTATCGGGGCGGTCAACCTGCTCCCGGTGCGCCGCCGACTTGCGTTTGTCGGCTGGGCCGTCCGCCGCGTCATTGCACCGCCTCTGGGCTGGTACGCGCGGGTTGAGGCCAATCTTGATCACGTCTGGCCCGCCACCCCGCCCGACCGGAAACGGGCCATCGCAGAGGCCGCAATCGATAATCTGGGCCGCGCACTAATCGAAAATTATGACCCGCAGGAAATGTTGCGCCGGGGCGCGGCATATCCGGTGACTGGCCCCGGCCTGTCCGCATTGGAAGAAGCCTGCGCAGAGGGCCGCCCGGTCCTGCTGCTGTCGGGGCATTACGGTAATCCGGTCTGTGCGCGCTGTGCTCTGGTGGCGCGGGGCATTCCGGTGGGCGGCTTTCTGCGCCCGCTGTCGAATCCCTATTCGAACGCACGTTATATCCAGAATTACCGCGATGTGGCCGATCCTGTCTTTGTTCAAGGACGGCGCGGGTTGATGGACCTGCTCAAGCACATCCGCGACGGGGGCGTTGCTGCTATGGCCTTTGATGTCTTCGAAAGCTCTGGCCCCGCCATCGACTTTCTGGGCCAGCCAGCGCCAACCACCCTGTCCCCCGCCGAGATCGCGCTGAAGACAAACGCCCTGCTGATCCCTTACTTCGGCATCCGCCGAAGTGATGGCTATGGCTTTGACGCCGTCGTCGAAGAACCGATCCCGCACGGCGATGCTCTGGAGATGATGCGTGAGGCAACCCGCCGGCTAGAGGCGCGGATCGAAGCCGATCCAGGTCAATGGATGTGGACGCACCGACGCTGGAAACCCAAGCGCCAGAAAAAGCGTCAGCGCAAGCGGGCCGCAGCCACGATGTGA
- a CDS encoding DUF1223 domain-containing protein — protein sequence MRRVAGYMAAGWFALAGAVAAQDSPVVVELFTSQGCSSCPAADDILAELSDRDDVIALALHVDYWDYIGWKDVFAKHAFTRRQKAYARTGGWKMIYTPQMVVNGVDDVVGSRPMKLTKLISKHAAMPSHVDLDVSRNGDSINIRAEARGGLRPCDIHVVRYLPQEQVMIAKGENAGRTLTYTNIANSWDVVARWDGRGVYEGNVQVNEGEPVVVLVQDPVDGHIVAAARLR from the coding sequence ATGCGCAGAGTAGCGGGATACATGGCGGCGGGATGGTTTGCGCTGGCCGGGGCGGTTGCCGCTCAGGACTCTCCTGTTGTGGTCGAGCTGTTTACGTCGCAGGGCTGTTCCTCTTGCCCGGCCGCCGACGACATCCTTGCCGAGCTGAGCGACCGGGACGACGTGATCGCGCTGGCCCTGCATGTCGATTACTGGGACTACATTGGCTGGAAAGACGTTTTTGCCAAGCACGCCTTTACCCGGCGGCAAAAAGCCTATGCGCGCACCGGCGGCTGGAAGATGATTTATACCCCGCAAATGGTGGTCAACGGCGTCGATGATGTGGTCGGCTCGCGCCCGATGAAATTGACCAAGCTGATCAGCAAACACGCGGCGATGCCGTCGCATGTGGATCTCGACGTCAGTCGCAACGGCGACAGCATCAACATCCGCGCCGAAGCGCGGGGCGGCCTGCGCCCCTGCGACATCCATGTGGTGCGCTACCTGCCACAAGAGCAAGTGATGATCGCGAAAGGCGAAAACGCAGGCCGCACGCTGACCTATACCAACATTGCAAACAGTTGGGATGTGGTGGCGCGCTGGGACGGGCGCGGCGTCTATGAGGGTAATGTCCAGGTGAACGAGGGTGAGCCGGTGGTTGTGCTGGTGCAGGACCCGGTTGACGGTCACATCGTGGCTGCGGCCCGCTTGCGCTGA
- the acnA gene encoding aconitate hydratase AcnA, with amino-acid sequence MTITVGHDSAKTRKTLEAGGKTVAYYSIPAAEAAGLGDFSKLPAALKVVLENMLRFEDGKTVTVDDIKAFSDWAANGGKGNRELAYRPARVLMQDFTGVPAVVDLAAMRDGIKALGGDAQKINPLNPVDLVIDHSVMIDEFGNPRAFQMNVDREYERNMERYTFLKWGQNAFNNFRVVPPGTGICHQVNLEYLSQTVWTDEDQNGETVAYPDTLVGTDSHTTMVNGAAVLGWGVGGIEAEAAMLGQPISMLIPEVVGFKLTGKMLEGTTGTDLVLKVVEMLRAHGVVSKFVEFYGEGLDSLPLADRATIANMAPEYGATCGFFPIDDETLRYLTNTGRDKDRIALVEAYAKENGFWRGPDYDPVYTSTLELDMGTIVPAISGPKRPQDYIALDAAATAFGEYVKGIRSGEDATPKEEVRWEGEGGAPEPTDIPGDEGHHKRGYVKTDEHGYQLHDGSIVIASITSCTNTSNPYVMIGAGLVARKAAALGLTRKPWVKTSLAPGSQVVSAYLEAADLQKDLDAVGFNLVGYGCTTCIGNSGPLAEEISKCINDNDLIGTSVLSGNRNFEGRISPDVRANYLASPPLVVAYALVGDMNVDITKDSLGKDKDGNDVYLKDIWPTTKEVADLVQETVTREAFQSKYADVFKGDDKWQGVEVPQQETYDWPSTSTYIQNPPYFQGMSKEKGEITNINGARVLALLGDMITTDHISPAGSFKDTTPAGKYLTERQVPQREFNSYGSRRGNHEVMMRGTFANIRIKNEMLDGVEGGYSKGPDGNQTSIYDAAMAYKDAGTPLVIFGGEQYGAGSSRDWAAKGTALLGVKAVVAESFERIHRSNLVGMGVIPFEFTGGDTRKSLGLTGDETVSISGLDTIQPLQEVPCTITMADGSTKEITLKCRIDTAIEVEYIEHGGVLHYVLRNLAKS; translated from the coding sequence ATGACCATCACCGTAGGCCATGACAGCGCCAAGACGCGCAAGACACTGGAGGCCGGCGGCAAGACCGTCGCCTATTACTCGATCCCCGCCGCAGAGGCCGCAGGCCTTGGCGACTTCTCCAAACTGCCCGCCGCGCTCAAGGTGGTGCTGGAAAACATGCTGCGCTTCGAGGACGGCAAGACCGTCACCGTCGACGACATCAAGGCATTCTCCGACTGGGCCGCAAACGGCGGCAAAGGCAACCGTGAACTGGCGTACCGCCCGGCCCGCGTGCTGATGCAGGACTTCACCGGCGTTCCCGCCGTGGTCGACCTTGCCGCCATGCGCGACGGCATCAAGGCGCTGGGTGGCGACGCGCAAAAAATCAACCCGCTGAACCCGGTCGATCTGGTCATCGACCACTCTGTCATGATCGACGAATTCGGCAACCCGCGCGCCTTCCAGATGAACGTGGACCGCGAGTATGAGCGCAACATGGAGCGTTACACGTTCCTCAAGTGGGGCCAGAACGCGTTCAACAACTTCCGCGTTGTGCCCCCCGGCACCGGCATCTGCCACCAGGTGAACCTTGAGTACCTCAGCCAAACCGTCTGGACCGATGAGGACCAGAACGGCGAAACCGTGGCCTACCCCGACACGCTGGTCGGCACTGACAGCCACACCACCATGGTCAACGGCGCGGCCGTTCTGGGTTGGGGCGTTGGCGGCATCGAAGCCGAGGCCGCGATGCTGGGTCAGCCGATCTCGATGCTGATCCCCGAGGTTGTCGGCTTCAAGCTGACCGGCAAGATGCTCGAAGGCACCACCGGCACCGACCTTGTGCTGAAGGTTGTCGAGATGCTGCGCGCCCACGGCGTCGTGTCCAAGTTCGTCGAATTCTATGGCGAAGGGCTGGACAGCCTGCCGCTGGCGGACCGCGCCACCATCGCCAACATGGCCCCGGAATACGGCGCCACTTGCGGCTTCTTCCCGATTGACGACGAAACCCTGCGCTATCTGACCAACACCGGCCGCGACAAGGATCGCATCGCGCTGGTCGAGGCTTATGCCAAGGAAAACGGTTTCTGGCGCGGCCCGGATTACGATCCGGTCTACACCAGCACGCTGGAACTGGACATGGGCACCATCGTGCCCGCGATTTCCGGGCCCAAGCGGCCGCAGGACTACATCGCGCTGGACGCCGCCGCGACCGCCTTTGGCGAATACGTCAAGGGCATCCGCTCCGGTGAGGACGCCACTCCCAAGGAAGAAGTCCGCTGGGAAGGTGAAGGCGGCGCGCCCGAGCCGACCGACATTCCGGGCGACGAAGGCCACCATAAGCGCGGCTACGTCAAGACCGACGAGCACGGCTACCAGCTGCATGACGGCTCGATCGTGATCGCCTCGATCACCTCGTGCACCAACACGTCGAACCCCTATGTGATGATCGGCGCCGGTCTGGTTGCCCGCAAGGCAGCGGCCCTTGGCCTGACGCGCAAGCCGTGGGTCAAGACGTCGTTGGCGCCGGGTTCGCAGGTGGTCTCCGCCTATCTTGAGGCGGCGGACCTGCAAAAGGATCTGGACGCGGTTGGTTTCAACCTCGTTGGCTACGGTTGCACCACCTGCATCGGCAACTCCGGCCCGCTGGCCGAGGAAATCTCCAAATGCATCAACGACAATGATCTGATCGGCACCTCGGTCCTGTCCGGCAACCGCAACTTTGAAGGCCGCATTTCGCCTGACGTGCGCGCCAACTATCTGGCTTCGCCGCCGCTGGTCGTGGCGTACGCGCTGGTGGGCGACATGAACGTCGACATCACCAAGGACAGCCTGGGCAAGGATAAGGACGGAAACGACGTCTACCTGAAAGACATCTGGCCGACCACGAAGGAAGTGGCCGATCTGGTGCAGGAAACCGTCACGCGTGAGGCATTCCAGTCCAAATATGCGGACGTCTTCAAAGGCGACGACAAATGGCAGGGCGTCGAGGTTCCTCAACAGGAAACGTATGACTGGCCGTCGACCTCGACCTACATCCAGAACCCGCCGTATTTCCAAGGTATGTCCAAGGAAAAAGGCGAGATCACCAACATCAATGGCGCGCGTGTTCTGGCCCTGCTGGGCGACATGATCACCACCGACCACATCTCTCCGGCCGGATCGTTCAAGGACACCACCCCGGCGGGCAAATACCTGACCGAGCGTCAGGTGCCCCAGCGCGAGTTCAACTCTTACGGCTCGCGTCGCGGCAACCATGAGGTGATGATGCGCGGCACCTTTGCCAACATCCGCATCAAGAACGAGATGCTGGACGGCGTCGAGGGCGGCTATTCCAAAGGCCCGGACGGCAACCAGACCTCGATCTACGACGCGGCCATGGCCTACAAGGACGCTGGCACCCCGCTGGTGATCTTCGGTGGCGAGCAGTACGGCGCGGGTTCTTCGCGCGACTGGGCGGCCAAAGGCACGGCGCTGCTGGGCGTCAAGGCGGTCGTCGCGGAATCGTTTGAGCGTATCCACCGTTCCAACCTAGTCGGCATGGGCGTCATCCCGTTCGAGTTCACCGGCGGCGACACCCGCAAATCGCTTGGCCTGACCGGGGATGAAACGGTGTCGATCTCTGGCCTTGATACCATCCAACCGCTGCAAGAGGTGCCCTGCACCATCACCATGGCGGATGGATCGACCAAGGAGATCACGCTGAAATGCCGGATCGATACCGCCATCGAGGTGGAATACATCGAACACGGCGGCGTGCTGCACTATGTGCTGCGCAATCTGGCCAAGTCGTAA
- a CDS encoding Hint domain-containing protein: MSETFTHIFAVGGVDGSGNYQLQGPNAISSTVSDGADGVNDTSTAVGDNVTWTVSSVLASGPYELIGLTVDGDPVLFDGSAAYVASNNPTLGPGVVNASSDPSYTYCFAAGTLIATPSGDVPVETLTIGDTVLTAAARPVPVRWIGRQTLRSLFAGPRQQLVRICAGALGGGLPYSDLTVTADHGMILDGVVVNASALVNGDSINFVPLADLPAQVTVYHVETEAHDVILANGAPSETFIDYRDRRAFDNFEEYLDLYGLERIIPEMARPRISSRRMLPQQIRNRLEPADASMAPDLARLA; encoded by the coding sequence ATGTCCGAAACCTTTACCCATATCTTTGCCGTCGGCGGCGTCGACGGATCGGGCAACTACCAGTTGCAAGGCCCCAATGCCATATCCTCGACCGTCAGCGACGGGGCGGATGGCGTCAACGACACCTCCACCGCCGTGGGCGACAATGTCACCTGGACGGTGTCCAGCGTTTTGGCCAGCGGCCCCTATGAGCTGATCGGCCTGACCGTTGACGGCGACCCGGTGCTGTTCGACGGGTCCGCCGCCTATGTGGCGTCAAACAACCCGACACTTGGGCCCGGCGTTGTGAATGCCTCCAGCGACCCAAGCTACACCTACTGCTTTGCCGCCGGAACCTTGATCGCGACACCCTCCGGCGACGTCCCTGTCGAGACCCTGACCATCGGGGACACCGTGCTGACCGCTGCGGCCAGACCCGTGCCCGTCAGATGGATTGGCCGCCAGACCCTGCGCAGCCTGTTTGCCGGCCCCAGACAACAGCTTGTCCGTATTTGTGCAGGCGCGCTTGGTGGCGGCCTGCCCTACAGCGACCTGACCGTGACTGCTGATCACGGCATGATCCTTGACGGAGTGGTCGTCAATGCCTCCGCGCTGGTCAACGGCGACAGCATCAACTTTGTGCCGCTGGCCGATCTCCCCGCACAGGTCACCGTCTACCATGTCGAGACAGAGGCGCATGACGTGATCCTCGCCAATGGTGCGCCGTCGGAGACCTTCATCGACTATCGCGACCGCCGCGCCTTTGACAATTTCGAGGAATACCTCGATCTCTACGGCCTCGAGCGGATCATCCCCGAGATGGCGCGCCCTCGGATCTCATCCCGGCGCATGTTGCCGCAGCAGATCCGGAACCGTTTGGAACCTGCCGACGCCTCAATGGCCCCCGACTTGGCCCGCCTTGCCTGA
- a CDS encoding Hint domain-containing protein: MPTTFHFESQVGIGPKNTPASANPINFDVEITALIDDGSILPGDEITLTQLDFIPPPEWISAGLTPVNQGPDPGGSGADVYTASAYYYGTKDFSSSIGNQTGFIFGADPSFSIEFEFLILFDNNFDFFGADAILLNGIEFWNQTSTSLPLLIEPACFLAGTTIATPGGSSAVEDLRIGQPILTADGRVVPVRWIGRQIIHKSFSGSKAQPVRLRAGALGDGLPHSDLTVTADHGMILDGVVVNASALVNGDSIGFVPQAELPEQFTVYHVETEAHDVILANGAPAETFIDYRGRHAFDNYAEYLDLYGCERIIPEMPSPRINTQRMLPDMIRQKLGNAEDKQLGHQIAPYEDRLIG, translated from the coding sequence ATGCCGACAACTTTCCATTTTGAGTCGCAAGTCGGCATCGGCCCCAAGAATACTCCAGCCTCTGCCAACCCCATCAATTTTGACGTCGAGATTACTGCACTGATCGACGACGGTTCGATCCTGCCCGGCGACGAGATCACACTGACGCAACTCGACTTTATTCCCCCACCGGAATGGATCTCAGCGGGTCTGACCCCGGTGAACCAAGGCCCGGACCCCGGCGGCTCGGGGGCCGACGTCTACACCGCCTCTGCCTATTATTATGGAACAAAAGATTTTTCTTCGTCCATCGGAAACCAGACCGGGTTCATTTTCGGCGCTGATCCATCCTTTTCTATCGAGTTCGAGTTCCTGATCCTCTTCGACAACAACTTTGACTTCTTCGGCGCAGATGCGATCCTTTTGAACGGAATAGAATTCTGGAACCAGACCAGCACGTCTCTACCCCTACTCATTGAACCTGCCTGTTTTCTGGCTGGAACCACCATCGCCACGCCTGGCGGTTCAAGTGCCGTCGAAGACCTCCGGATCGGACAGCCGATCTTGACCGCTGATGGGCGGGTGGTGCCGGTCAGATGGATCGGTCGGCAGATCATTCACAAGTCGTTCTCAGGCAGCAAGGCGCAGCCAGTGCGCTTGCGCGCCGGAGCCTTGGGCGATGGACTGCCCCACAGCGACCTCACCGTAACCGCCGATCACGGAATGATCCTTGACGGAGTGGTCGTCAATGCCTCCGCGCTGGTCAACGGCGACAGCATCGGTTTTGTGCCTCAGGCGGAATTGCCCGAGCAGTTCACCGTCTACCACGTCGAGACAGAGGCGCATGACGTGATCCTTGCCAATGGCGCGCCCGCAGAGACCTTTATCGACTACCGCGGTCGCCATGCGTTCGACAATTATGCCGAATACCTCGATCTCTACGGCTGTGAGCGTATCATCCCGGAAATGCCGTCGCCCCGGATCAATACCCAACGAATGCTGCCGGACATGATCCGCCAAAAACTGGGAAACGCGGAGGACAAGCAGCTAGGGCACCAGATCGCGCCATACGAGGACCGATTGATCGGCTAG